One genomic region from Rhodococcus sp. SBT000017 encodes:
- a CDS encoding NlpC/P60 family protein, which translates to MAGDPFAVIVAVIVSAAGVVAGTDAPAPIPDQAVQDQAAEIAANAEEQATTMSDQWTELLGTLPEPAADIADRTLSDAAEGLHTAAEPMLPDLPTVEDIEAVDTEAADTEAAATGAAVPTAPEDALAALPTAVATGSPSAPLPFSVFSSSAVSTTAAALGAGAVQFAGRTYTAADIATQTAFMASAEAIRRALFPGQPATFTGINVGPIALGAVGAITAFVPWLQKAGNICGGVKATTIAALYAAENGFRHGPTAPVSSTGAQGPGQFMPGTWATYGKDYDGNGVIDVNSIGDSVMASGTLLCDIYGQVDGWKREGRVSGDTLDLTLAGYNAGAGAVLRSGGMPSGTFDYETQTKPYVSRIRATEAQFAAILTPFAGLDLTGIGGRSVQLAMDYLGLPYVWGGGNINGPSGGGFDCSGLTSYALYKASGGKVTLPRTSETQWNVGTEIPMELAQPGDLLFGNFGPAGPGHVSIYMGNGQMVHAPQRGDVVRVAPVFDGMRARHIV; encoded by the coding sequence ATGGCAGGCGATCCATTCGCAGTCATCGTTGCCGTCATCGTGTCCGCCGCCGGTGTTGTCGCCGGAACGGACGCCCCGGCTCCGATTCCGGATCAGGCGGTGCAGGATCAGGCGGCAGAGATTGCCGCCAACGCCGAGGAACAGGCAACGACGATGAGCGATCAGTGGACCGAACTCCTGGGCACTCTGCCCGAACCTGCCGCCGACATCGCCGACCGCACCCTCTCCGACGCCGCCGAGGGCCTGCACACCGCCGCCGAACCGATGCTCCCCGACCTGCCGACGGTGGAAGACATCGAAGCAGTCGATACAGAGGCAGCCGATACAGAAGCGGCCGCCACCGGGGCAGCGGTGCCGACCGCGCCGGAAGATGCACTGGCCGCACTCCCCACCGCAGTTGCTACCGGTTCCCCCTCGGCGCCATTGCCGTTCAGTGTGTTCTCGTCGAGTGCGGTGTCCACCACTGCGGCCGCACTCGGTGCCGGTGCCGTTCAATTTGCCGGCCGCACGTACACCGCCGCCGATATCGCCACCCAGACGGCATTCATGGCGTCGGCCGAGGCCATTCGGCGCGCGTTGTTCCCCGGTCAACCCGCCACGTTCACCGGCATCAATGTGGGCCCGATCGCTTTGGGTGCAGTGGGAGCCATCACCGCCTTCGTGCCGTGGCTGCAGAAGGCAGGCAACATCTGCGGCGGCGTCAAGGCGACGACGATCGCGGCACTGTATGCCGCCGAGAACGGCTTTCGACACGGCCCCACTGCTCCGGTCTCGAGCACCGGCGCGCAAGGTCCTGGGCAGTTCATGCCCGGCACCTGGGCGACGTACGGCAAGGACTACGACGGCAACGGCGTCATCGACGTCAACAGCATCGGTGATTCGGTGATGGCGTCGGGCACCCTGCTGTGCGATATCTACGGACAGGTCGACGGTTGGAAGCGGGAAGGCAGGGTGTCCGGTGACACCTTGGATCTGACCCTGGCCGGATACAACGCAGGCGCGGGAGCGGTACTGCGATCGGGCGGAATGCCCTCGGGCACATTCGATTACGAGACGCAGACCAAGCCGTACGTCTCTCGCATCCGGGCGACCGAAGCGCAGTTCGCGGCCATCCTCACCCCGTTCGCCGGACTCGACCTCACCGGAATCGGCGGCCGATCGGTGCAGTTGGCGATGGACTACCTGGGACTGCCGTACGTCTGGGGCGGCGGAAACATCAACGGACCGTCCGGTGGCGGATTCGACTGCTCGGGCCTGACGTCGTACGCCCTCTACAAGGCCTCGGGCGGAAAGGTCACCTTGCCCCGCACCTCGGAAACTCAGTGGAACGTGGGCACCGAGATCCCGATGGAGCTCGCGCAACCGGGCGATCTGCTGTTCGGCAACTTCGGACCGGCCGGGCCGGGTCACGTGTCGATCTACATGGGCAACGGGCAGATGGTGCATGCACCCCAACGCGGCGACGTCGTTCGAGTAGCACCGGTGTTCGACGGAATGCGCGCCCGTCACATCGTCTAG
- a CDS encoding acyl-[acyl-carrier-protein] thioesterase, with the protein MTNARVEPAGFDDELAPEPPPGEGFETNWPVRTGDIDPNNRLRFDGVARYLQDIGTDNLDATPLGKTDPMWIVRRTVIDVFEPIHFPDRVHMRRWCSSMSTRWSNMRVALTTPKGGRIETEGFWINISKDTGMPTRISDGALEMLARTTDQHRLRWKAWLTEPVPAESPTDLQFPLRATDIDPFNHLNNAAYWHAIEELLVDVPELAAAPHRAVIEYLTPVLANERVTLRHRYDGGALTVWFVVTGASGEPTVRTVAKVAARA; encoded by the coding sequence GTGACCAATGCACGCGTGGAACCGGCCGGCTTCGACGACGAACTGGCACCGGAGCCGCCTCCCGGTGAAGGCTTCGAGACCAACTGGCCGGTGCGGACGGGCGACATCGATCCGAACAACCGACTGAGGTTCGACGGCGTTGCCCGCTACCTGCAGGACATCGGTACCGACAACCTCGACGCCACTCCCCTGGGCAAGACAGATCCCATGTGGATCGTGCGGCGCACCGTCATCGACGTCTTCGAGCCGATCCATTTCCCGGACCGAGTGCACATGCGGCGTTGGTGTTCGTCGATGTCGACGCGGTGGTCGAACATGCGCGTGGCACTGACGACACCGAAGGGTGGGCGCATCGAGACCGAGGGCTTCTGGATCAACATCAGCAAGGACACCGGAATGCCGACCCGCATCAGCGACGGCGCACTGGAAATGCTGGCCCGAACCACCGATCAACACCGGTTGCGGTGGAAGGCATGGCTGACCGAGCCGGTGCCGGCCGAATCGCCCACCGATCTGCAGTTCCCTTTGCGCGCAACCGATATCGACCCGTTCAACCACCTCAACAACGCTGCCTACTGGCACGCGATCGAGGAGTTGCTGGTGGACGTGCCCGAGCTGGCCGCGGCGCCGCACCGCGCCGTCATCGAGTACCTGACCCCGGTGCTGGCCAACGAACGTGTCACTCTGCGCCACCGCTACGACGGCGGGGCGCTCACCGTCTGGTTCGTCGTCACCGGAGCATCGGGCGAGCCAACGGTGCGCACCGTCGCCAAGGTTGCCGCCAGAGCCTGA
- a CDS encoding AMP-binding enzyme — protein sequence MTHLYSVPTIAWDIARSGVRSTSVREVLSSAARWAQSGRAALAAVLPNAVLTHFYGASELSFVSYDRSDSNGTEVSGQLFDGVEVEIRDELLHVRSDMLFDGYLSRVGDHTTLTNGPDNNGWMTVGDRGSVEDGRLTLHGRGSETIVRAGLMVELTPIEAALLAVPGVLEAGVVGLSHDRTGEEPAAGVVVAQNDPISVARIRRHLRTVLPGPSLPVVLAILDSLPRTPRGKLDRQALAATLATVRTVGSPDAPVTTNQTVSAPPS from the coding sequence GTGACCCATCTGTATTCGGTCCCGACCATCGCCTGGGACATCGCTCGCTCGGGAGTGCGATCGACGAGTGTCCGTGAGGTGCTCTCGTCCGCGGCGCGGTGGGCACAATCGGGTAGGGCCGCACTGGCAGCGGTACTGCCCAATGCAGTGCTGACGCACTTCTACGGCGCGTCCGAGCTCAGTTTTGTCTCCTACGACCGAAGCGACAGCAACGGCACCGAGGTCAGCGGACAGCTGTTCGATGGGGTCGAGGTCGAGATCAGGGACGAGCTGCTGCACGTCCGCAGCGACATGCTGTTCGACGGCTATCTGAGCCGAGTGGGAGACCACACCACCCTGACGAACGGGCCGGACAATAACGGGTGGATGACCGTCGGCGATCGCGGCAGTGTCGAGGACGGTCGACTGACCTTGCACGGCCGCGGCAGCGAGACGATCGTCCGGGCCGGTCTCATGGTGGAGCTGACTCCGATCGAGGCCGCCTTGCTCGCAGTTCCCGGTGTGCTCGAGGCCGGGGTGGTCGGGTTGTCCCACGACCGAACCGGCGAGGAGCCCGCGGCCGGAGTTGTTGTTGCGCAGAACGATCCGATATCCGTGGCTCGGATCCGCCGCCACCTACGCACCGTGCTGCCGGGCCCAAGCCTGCCGGTGGTGCTCGCCATCCTGGACAGCCTGCCGCGTACGCCGCGCGGCAAGCTCGACCGTCAGGCTCTGGCGGCAACCTTGGCGACGGTGCGCACCGTTGGCTCGCCCGATGCTCCGGTGACGACGAACCAGACGGTGAGCGCCCCGCCGTCGTAG
- a CDS encoding AMP-binding protein, which produces MTSELLAARVARHSDRPEAAVVDATGGITYREFWDRVTRTATELSHRLAGKRRIAVLPTSDIGSLVVVVAAMHAGVSVVLLHRHLLAHEFADVIAVCKPSLIAAHPRQHGRLHGWGAGNVFAPDDLALGPTETTPTAAPNSELLVGVTSGTTGPPKLFVRNQASWAATLDRSDALLDLGRGNRVSAPGTVDHTHFLYGALHGLTRGGRRSTYESRQRLSKML; this is translated from the coding sequence ATGACGAGTGAGCTTCTCGCCGCCCGGGTAGCGCGGCATTCCGACCGTCCCGAGGCAGCTGTCGTCGATGCGACCGGTGGAATCACCTACCGGGAATTCTGGGATCGGGTGACACGCACGGCGACGGAGCTTTCTCACAGATTGGCAGGGAAGCGTCGCATCGCGGTACTGCCGACCTCGGATATCGGGTCCTTGGTGGTCGTCGTCGCGGCGATGCATGCGGGGGTCAGTGTCGTTCTGCTGCATCGACATCTGTTGGCTCATGAATTCGCCGACGTCATCGCGGTGTGTAAGCCCTCTCTGATCGCCGCGCATCCGCGCCAGCACGGGCGGTTGCATGGTTGGGGTGCAGGCAACGTGTTCGCACCCGATGATCTTGCACTCGGGCCTACCGAAACCACCCCCACGGCCGCACCGAATTCCGAGTTGCTCGTGGGCGTCACGTCCGGAACCACTGGCCCGCCCAAGTTGTTCGTGCGCAATCAGGCCTCGTGGGCGGCGACGCTGGACCGCTCCGATGCCCTGCTCGATCTGGGTCGCGGCAATCGGGTGTCCGCACCCGGCACAGTCGATCACACGCATTTCCTCTACGGCGCACTGCACGGGCTCACCCGGGGGGGGCGACGGTCGACCTACGAGAGCCGACAGCGGCTCTCGAAGATGCTGTGA
- a CDS encoding energy-coupling factor transporter transmembrane protein EcfT, which translates to MIGLYRPGTSLLHRMSPGSKLLALIFAILATVIFARTPLEVGVVALLVAALFAAARIPAKVALAQLRPVLWMLLIIGVFQVIITTWQRAVVVCGVLVISVALAALVTLTTRVTDMLDTVTRALGPVRRFGVDPDRIGLLLALAIRCIPLLASIVQEVSQARKARGLQWSMTALATPVLVRALRTADAMGDALVARGVDDDGADDDEVEKDHDE; encoded by the coding sequence ATGATCGGTCTCTACCGGCCCGGCACCTCGCTGCTGCACCGGATGAGCCCGGGATCGAAGCTGCTGGCGCTGATCTTCGCGATCCTGGCGACGGTGATCTTCGCGCGCACCCCCCTCGAAGTAGGTGTGGTGGCGCTGCTGGTGGCGGCATTGTTCGCGGCGGCTCGAATCCCGGCGAAAGTTGCACTGGCGCAACTACGTCCGGTGCTGTGGATGCTGCTGATCATCGGCGTCTTCCAGGTGATCATCACTACCTGGCAGCGCGCCGTGGTGGTGTGTGGGGTGCTGGTGATCTCTGTTGCTCTGGCAGCTCTGGTCACCCTCACCACCCGGGTGACCGACATGCTCGATACCGTCACCAGGGCGCTCGGCCCCGTCCGACGCTTCGGGGTCGACCCGGATCGCATCGGACTGCTCTTGGCCCTCGCCATTCGATGCATCCCGCTGCTCGCGTCCATCGTGCAAGAGGTGTCGCAGGCCCGTAAAGCACGCGGACTGCAATGGTCGATGACGGCACTGGCAACGCCGGTCCTCGTGCGCGCCCTCCGCACGGCCGACGCGATGGGCGATGCGCTCGTCGCGCGCGGTGTCGATGACGACGGCGCAGATGACGATGAAGTTGAAAAAGACCATGACGAGTGA
- a CDS encoding energy-coupling factor ABC transporter ATP-binding protein: MSTIKFENISHSFGERQVLSSIDLEFDERRIGIIGSNGSGKSTLARMINGLIKPDTGRVTVDGVDAAKKGAQVRKKVGFVFTDPDSQIVMPTVAEDLAFSLRRSGLSKKEVSDRVDEILVRFRLDQHRDHPAHLLSGGQKQLLAIGAVLIRRPEVVVADEPTTLLDLRNGRVVAQALDSMNQQVIVVTHQLALLDSFERVIVIDDGRIAFDGTPAAAVPAYRELIG; the protein is encoded by the coding sequence ATGAGCACGATCAAGTTCGAGAACATCTCGCACTCGTTCGGGGAACGGCAGGTGCTCAGCAGCATCGACCTCGAGTTCGACGAGCGCCGCATCGGCATCATCGGATCCAACGGTTCGGGTAAGTCGACGCTCGCCCGGATGATCAACGGTTTGATCAAGCCCGATACCGGCCGCGTCACGGTCGACGGCGTCGACGCTGCGAAGAAGGGGGCGCAGGTTCGTAAGAAGGTCGGCTTCGTGTTCACCGATCCCGATTCGCAGATCGTGATGCCGACGGTCGCAGAGGATCTCGCGTTCTCCCTGCGTAGATCCGGGCTCAGCAAAAAAGAGGTGTCGGACCGCGTCGACGAAATCCTGGTCCGCTTCCGTCTCGATCAGCACCGCGACCATCCGGCGCACCTGCTCTCGGGTGGACAGAAGCAACTGCTTGCCATCGGTGCCGTCCTCATCCGACGGCCGGAGGTGGTCGTTGCGGACGAACCGACGACGCTGCTCGATCTGCGCAACGGACGCGTCGTCGCGCAGGCTCTCGATTCGATGAACCAGCAAGTCATCGTCGTGACACATCAACTTGCGCTGCTGGACAGCTTCGAGCGCGTCATCGTCATCGACGACGGCCGTATCGCGTTCGACGGCACCCCCGCCGCCGCGGTCCCGGCCTACCGGGAGCTGATCGGATGA
- a CDS encoding thiolase family protein, whose product MITPVIVAAKRTAIGIAGHGFVDVTAPNLAAPVLKAVAAEISSLGIPIDDVILGNCLGPGGDVARVSSLLAGLGVGVPGVTVDRQCGSGLDAVMQAASRIRSGDETLILAGGVESASTSPWRFWPPVDGQDPVRYTRAPFAPHGFEDPDMGVAADDLARIRGIGRERQDAYAARSFARAAACDFSAEIVTVNDVATDERIRPNMTAQRLGRLRPTFTSDGTVTAGNSCGISDGAAVLAITTAERAAGMPALRILGSAVAGSDPALPGLGPVPAIEKLLARTGVVLEDIDTVEITEAFASVVLAVSDELGLDEGRICPEGGAIAMGHPWGASGAILLVRLASRMLQPGGPALGLAACAIGGGQGIAMLVERAT is encoded by the coding sequence GTGATCACTCCCGTCATCGTTGCGGCGAAACGTACGGCAATCGGTATCGCCGGGCATGGCTTCGTCGATGTCACCGCCCCGAACCTTGCCGCACCGGTGCTGAAAGCCGTTGCAGCAGAGATCAGCTCACTCGGCATCCCGATCGACGACGTGATCCTCGGCAACTGTCTCGGTCCCGGCGGCGACGTCGCACGTGTCTCGTCGCTGCTCGCGGGTCTCGGTGTCGGCGTTCCAGGAGTCACCGTCGATCGGCAGTGTGGATCCGGGCTCGACGCCGTCATGCAGGCCGCGTCGCGCATCCGCAGCGGCGACGAAACGCTGATTCTGGCCGGTGGCGTCGAATCTGCCAGCACCAGCCCGTGGCGATTCTGGCCGCCGGTCGACGGCCAAGATCCCGTCCGCTACACCCGAGCGCCGTTCGCGCCGCACGGCTTCGAGGACCCGGACATGGGTGTGGCGGCGGACGACCTCGCGCGAATCCGCGGTATCGGGCGCGAACGCCAAGATGCTTACGCTGCACGGTCGTTCGCGCGAGCGGCGGCCTGCGACTTCTCGGCCGAGATCGTCACTGTGAACGACGTCGCAACCGATGAGCGCATCCGCCCCAACATGACCGCCCAGCGGCTCGGCAGGCTGCGCCCCACCTTCACCTCCGACGGCACGGTGACCGCGGGCAACTCGTGCGGAATATCCGACGGGGCAGCAGTTCTGGCCATCACCACGGCCGAGCGGGCAGCCGGGATGCCGGCATTGCGCATCCTCGGCAGTGCGGTAGCAGGGTCCGACCCGGCTCTCCCCGGGCTCGGTCCGGTGCCGGCGATCGAGAAGCTGCTCGCGCGCACCGGGGTGGTCCTCGAGGACATCGACACCGTCGAGATCACCGAGGCGTTCGCGTCGGTCGTGCTCGCGGTCTCGGATGAATTGGGCCTCGACGAAGGCCGCATCTGTCCGGAGGGCGGAGCCATCGCCATGGGGCACCCGTGGGGAGCATCGGGCGCAATTCTGCTGGTACGGTTGGCCTCTCGAATGCTGCAACCCGGAGGCCCGGCACTGGGCCTGGCGGCCTGCGCCATCGGCGGCGGGCAAGGAATAGCGATGCTGGTGGAGCGAGCAACATGA
- a CDS encoding AMP-binding protein, which yields MTLTLGGRGRDNSTAIAWADRTLTYADLDAAVEQWPHLPVHGARSHDASALELPDALICVFAAARQGNAVRVEDPAARPERPTHTDPDAFLLVATSGSTGRPKPLARTAASWVDSFPEFTEITGLRPTDTVLITGPLHATMHLFAAVHALWLGACVTDDPAQATAVHAVPAVLRDVLRRMPRARIAVAAGSGLDDAAAQTISAQQIRLVEYYGSAELSLVAARVVGEHSSLRLLREVEARTEDGYLFVRSPYAALGARGWFGVGDLAELNGSELLVHGRGDAAINVGGTTVIAEDVENILTALDGVRAAAAIGTPHAVLGETVSAVIELDGTRDLDLVRADARAIMAKEALPRRWTVVQQLPRTSSGKIARGSLL from the coding sequence GTGACTCTGACGCTGGGAGGTCGAGGTCGCGACAACAGCACAGCTATCGCCTGGGCGGATCGCACCCTCACCTACGCTGACCTCGACGCCGCCGTCGAGCAATGGCCTCACCTCCCGGTGCACGGGGCTCGATCACACGACGCATCGGCATTGGAGCTGCCGGATGCGTTGATCTGCGTTTTCGCCGCAGCTCGCCAGGGCAACGCGGTCCGAGTCGAGGACCCGGCCGCCCGTCCCGAGCGCCCTACGCACACCGATCCCGACGCGTTCCTGCTGGTGGCGACCTCGGGCTCCACCGGCCGCCCGAAACCGCTCGCTCGCACTGCCGCGTCGTGGGTCGACAGCTTCCCCGAGTTCACCGAGATCACGGGTCTTCGCCCCACCGATACCGTGCTCATCACCGGACCGCTGCACGCCACGATGCACCTGTTCGCCGCGGTGCACGCACTGTGGCTGGGGGCCTGCGTCACCGACGATCCTGCCCAGGCCACTGCCGTTCATGCGGTGCCTGCGGTACTCCGTGACGTCCTCCGCCGGATGCCTCGTGCGCGGATTGCCGTCGCAGCCGGTTCCGGCCTCGATGATGCTGCCGCACAGACGATCTCGGCGCAGCAAATCAGGCTGGTCGAGTACTACGGCTCGGCGGAGCTGTCGCTGGTGGCGGCGAGGGTCGTGGGCGAACACTCGTCACTGAGACTGCTCCGGGAAGTCGAAGCACGCACCGAGGACGGGTACCTGTTCGTCCGATCGCCGTACGCTGCACTCGGTGCGCGCGGCTGGTTCGGCGTCGGTGATCTGGCCGAACTGAACGGCTCCGAACTTCTCGTCCACGGCCGCGGGGATGCAGCGATCAACGTGGGCGGAACCACCGTGATCGCCGAGGACGTGGAGAACATCCTGACCGCACTCGACGGCGTCCGAGCTGCGGCGGCGATCGGCACACCGCACGCGGTTCTCGGCGAAACGGTCTCTGCCGTCATCGAACTCGATGGAACCCGCGACCTCGACCTCGTTCGCGCCGACGCTCGCGCAATAATGGCCAAGGAAGCACTGCCGCGACGCTGGACGGTGGTGCAGCAGTTGCCCCGCACCTCCAGCGGCAAGATCGCCCGCGGGTCGCTCCTGTGA
- a CDS encoding biotin transporter BioY, with amino-acid sequence MNVSARDMAQIAVFAALIAALGLPGSITVGFSGVPITLQTLGIILSGAILGPRKGTAAVLVFLALTMIGLPLLAGGRTGLAAMAGPTVGYLIGWIPAAFLIGLLTARILPKYSIVLGLLINAIGGILVVYAFGIIGLVLRTDVGVLAAVTSNGPFLPGDIAKVVVATVVAKSVHRAYPGLIKA; translated from the coding sequence ATGAACGTCTCCGCCCGCGACATGGCGCAGATCGCAGTGTTCGCAGCACTGATCGCTGCGCTCGGCCTGCCGGGATCGATCACGGTCGGATTCTCGGGCGTCCCCATCACCTTGCAGACCCTCGGCATCATCCTGTCCGGTGCCATCCTCGGACCCCGCAAGGGCACGGCCGCAGTCCTGGTGTTCCTCGCGCTGACGATGATCGGTCTGCCGCTGCTGGCCGGTGGACGCACCGGTCTCGCCGCCATGGCCGGGCCCACCGTCGGGTACCTCATCGGCTGGATACCGGCCGCATTCCTGATCGGCCTGCTCACAGCGCGCATCCTGCCCAAATACTCGATCGTGCTCGGCCTGCTGATCAACGCGATTGGCGGAATCCTGGTTGTCTACGCATTCGGCATCATCGGACTCGTTCTGCGCACAGACGTCGGAGTCTTGGCCGCCGTCACGTCCAACGGACCCTTCCTGCCCGGTGACATCGCCAAAGTCGTCGTCGCCACCGTCGTCGCCAAGAGCGTCCACCGCGCGTACCCGGGCCTGATCAAGGCGTGA
- a CDS encoding HNH endonuclease signature motif containing protein produces MFDTGGWGVAETPPVDDCIAGFLDVIALNRVNENLARAATVLAYCDVLEMRLEAAEADGGDPGETVRGALCDLAVTMTGTRRDASVVHDVAERLHRMPLTALRFVTGSFDWSTVVTITSVLHRASDEAIAAIEYEVCAAGGRMRPQALRNRIWRLWMKADPVGAAAARETAKSEEVGVRIDRTGPGGIASLIAKITDLEAAEADALIVEIVGTVCKRDPRSTGTLRAAGLMALLHGEHSLACQCDRGDDCPVAGAADDIPPRRGHLLQIVVAVETLLGLSSEPATLADGTPIDPEVARIVATDAKWQALLTELVEMLKPEPRNTGEDGSNVDGPDDGGSSDDGPGEESRDDESRDDEKRDDDGQDGDGLDGGPDDGGPDIGGPDSGGPDDGGPRNGGGSTCRPDGPAPERSDGRSHSGPGRAGFRSGDVPGSVSGPFGPFSTAPSLLRRVVGMGRVRGAAELPSVRLVGAHCLPPAVPVLGEESVRDGLVARWLAWIAEQPERARGIFPDGHGGESAPSQAAVTYRPGARVVAFVRAAYRTCTFPNCDVPSARCQIDHLVPFDHDDPERGGWTIVTNLQPVCVFHHQAKTSGAWSAVMLAGGAILWSNSLGLRKVTLPELCIATPRLSRRRRRGSSRPGASPVEPTRWELEFSGCAPPTLDEFRSAATDVDRGKLAEKRRAYLEHCRVVHARVRYDRTRYDPPPF; encoded by the coding sequence ATGTTCGATACCGGTGGGTGGGGGGTGGCGGAGACGCCGCCGGTCGATGACTGCATTGCGGGGTTCCTCGACGTCATCGCGCTCAACCGTGTCAACGAGAACCTTGCTCGGGCGGCGACCGTGCTCGCGTACTGCGACGTGCTCGAGATGCGCCTCGAAGCAGCCGAAGCCGACGGCGGAGATCCAGGCGAGACCGTCCGCGGTGCCCTGTGCGATCTGGCCGTGACGATGACCGGAACGCGTCGCGATGCGTCCGTTGTGCACGATGTCGCGGAGCGTCTGCATCGAATGCCGTTGACGGCCTTGCGTTTCGTGACCGGCAGCTTCGACTGGTCGACAGTTGTCACGATCACCTCCGTGCTTCATCGCGCCAGTGACGAGGCGATTGCGGCAATCGAGTACGAGGTCTGTGCCGCGGGTGGCCGGATGCGTCCGCAGGCCTTGCGCAACCGGATCTGGAGACTGTGGATGAAGGCCGATCCGGTCGGTGCCGCAGCTGCCCGCGAGACCGCGAAGTCCGAGGAGGTCGGTGTGCGGATCGACCGCACCGGTCCGGGTGGGATCGCGTCGCTCATTGCGAAGATCACCGATCTCGAAGCAGCGGAAGCGGATGCCCTCATCGTCGAGATCGTCGGGACGGTCTGCAAGCGCGACCCACGATCGACAGGGACGCTTCGGGCAGCGGGTCTGATGGCGTTGCTGCACGGCGAGCATTCACTCGCATGCCAATGCGATCGCGGAGACGACTGCCCGGTGGCCGGCGCTGCCGACGATATTCCTCCTCGGCGCGGGCATCTCCTCCAGATCGTGGTGGCGGTGGAGACGCTGCTGGGGCTGTCCTCGGAGCCCGCGACCCTCGCCGACGGCACGCCCATCGACCCCGAAGTGGCGCGCATAGTCGCCACCGACGCGAAGTGGCAGGCGCTGCTGACCGAGCTGGTCGAGATGCTGAAGCCCGAACCGAGAAACACGGGGGAAGACGGATCGAATGTTGATGGCCCGGACGATGGCGGCTCCAGCGATGACGGCCCGGGTGAAGAGAGCCGGGACGACGAAAGCCGGGACGACGAAAAGCGTGACGATGACGGCCAGGACGGCGATGGGCTGGACGGTGGCCCCGATGACGGCGGTCCGGACATAGGTGGTCCGGATAGTGGCGGTCCGGACGATGGCGGTCCTCGTAATGGCGGCGGCAGCACGTGCCGCCCCGACGGCCCGGCCCCGGAACGCTCCGACGGTCGTTCGCACTCCGGTCCCGGCCGTGCCGGCTTCCGCAGTGGCGATGTGCCGGGTTCGGTGTCGGGTCCGTTCGGGCCGTTCTCGACGGCTCCGTCGCTGTTGCGTCGAGTCGTCGGCATGGGTCGGGTGCGCGGTGCCGCCGAGCTTCCGTCCGTGCGTCTCGTAGGTGCCCACTGCCTCCCACCTGCAGTCCCGGTACTGGGGGAGGAGTCTGTCCGCGACGGGCTCGTCGCACGGTGGCTTGCGTGGATCGCCGAACAGCCCGAGCGTGCTCGCGGCATCTTTCCCGACGGTCATGGCGGCGAGTCCGCTCCGTCGCAGGCGGCGGTGACGTATCGGCCAGGTGCCCGCGTCGTCGCGTTCGTTCGGGCTGCCTATCGCACGTGTACGTTCCCGAACTGCGACGTGCCGTCGGCCCGGTGCCAGATCGATCATCTGGTTCCGTTCGATCACGACGATCCCGAGCGCGGCGGCTGGACGATCGTGACCAATCTTCAGCCGGTGTGCGTGTTTCATCATCAGGCCAAGACCTCGGGGGCGTGGTCGGCGGTGATGCTCGCAGGCGGCGCGATTCTGTGGTCGAACTCCCTAGGTCTGCGCAAAGTCACGTTGCCGGAGTTGTGCATCGCGACTCCCCGCCTATCCCGCCGACGGCGAAGGGGCTCGTCCCGGCCAGGGGCGAGCCCGGTCGAACCCACCCGCTGGGAGCTCGAATTCAGCGGGTGTGCACCGCCGACTCTCGACGAATTCCGCTCTGCAGCAACAGATGTCGACCGAGGAAAGTTGGCGGAGAAGCGGCGGGCCTACCTCGAACACTGTCGTGTCGTCCATGCGCGCGTCCGATACGACCGCACCCGATACGACCCTCCGCCCTTCTGA